The following coding sequences are from one Leptolyngbyaceae cyanobacterium window:
- a CDS encoding DUF4351 domain-containing protein codes for MAYDNTCKYIASQNPASFVRWLLPNEEFTTVELLKTELPAEPIRADSLILLRFGNTILHLEFEKLPYSDPPLPERMLNYWVRLYGKYRCRIEQVAIFLQRINSPLVFIDRFQVGDTVHPYRIIRLWEEDPAPFLAEPALLPLAPLTRSDSPQELLVQVAAEVELIQDPAQRREILACTAVMAGLLHKQNLIRQLFREDIMQESVVYQEILEKGEQRGLQRGLQQGLQQGLQQGIEQGQKQQALLQTLRLLRRRVGEVTPSTEEIIRSLSLSKLEELAEALLDFSSPADLMTWLDNLN; via the coding sequence TTGGCCTACGATAACACCTGCAAATACATCGCATCTCAAAATCCAGCCAGTTTCGTGCGTTGGTTATTACCAAATGAAGAATTCACCACAGTTGAACTACTCAAAACCGAATTACCTGCCGAACCAATTAGAGCCGATTCCTTAATTTTATTACGTTTCGGCAACACAATTCTACATCTAGAATTTGAAAAATTACCCTATTCAGACCCACCACTTCCAGAACGTATGCTCAATTATTGGGTACGCCTGTACGGAAAGTATAGATGTAGGATAGAACAAGTAGCCATCTTCCTACAACGCATCAATTCCCCCCTAGTTTTCATCGACAGATTTCAAGTCGGAGACACCGTACATCCCTATCGGATAATTCGGTTATGGGAAGAAGACCCCGCACCTTTTTTAGCCGAACCCGCCTTGCTACCACTAGCACCTTTAACTCGCAGTGACTCACCGCAAGAATTGTTAGTACAAGTAGCAGCAGAGGTAGAATTAATTCAAGACCCCGCACAGCGAAGAGAAATCTTAGCTTGTACCGCAGTAATGGCGGGTTTACTGCATAAACAAAATCTGATTCGTCAGTTATTTCGGGAGGATATTATGCAAGAATCTGTGGTTTACCAAGAAATTCTGGAAAAAGGCGAACAACGAGGTTTGCAGCGAGGGTTACAGCAAGGTTTACAACAAGGTTTACAACAAGGTATAGAACAAGGACAAAAACAGCAAGCACTTCTACAAACTTTGCGCTTGCTTAGGCGGCGGGTGGGAGAAGTTACACCTAGCACGGAAGAAATAATTCGCTCTTTATCGCTTTCTAAATTGGAGGAATTGGCGGAAGCGTTGTTAGATTTTTCATCCCCAGCAGATTTAATGACTTGGTTGGATAATCTGAATTAG